Proteins encoded in a region of the Populus alba chromosome 13, ASM523922v2, whole genome shotgun sequence genome:
- the LOC118035507 gene encoding protein DETOXIFICATION 54 has translation MAEKELDFYSHKLPSASQVVEELKELWGMALPITAAHLMAFFRAVVSVMFLGRLGSLELAGGALSIGFTNITGYSVLVGLASGLEPVCSQAYGSKNWDLLSLSLQRMILILGIAIIPISLLWLNLESIMNFMGQDPNITAMAATYCIYSLPDLLTNTLLQPLRVFLRSQGVTKPMMYCSLLAVIFHVPLNYVLVVVMGWGVPGVALASAVTNMNMVVLMVAYVWWVSGQWEMKWRVKIGGVCGGVGPLLKLAVPSCLGICLEWWWYEIVTILAGYLPNPTLAVAATGILIQTTSMMYTVPMALAGCVSARVGNELGAGKPYKAKLAAMVALGCAFVIAILNVTWTVFLRERWAGLFIKDVRVKGLVAAVLPIIGLCELGNCPQTTGCGILRATARPAVGAGINLGSFYFVGTPVAVGLAFGLDVGFSGLWLGLLSAQAACALSILYVVLIRTDWEHEALKAKELTSMEMSACHGVGRKQHEDYEEESKGLLMNVNGNNMVDDV, from the exons atGGCAGAGAAAGAACTGGATTTCTATTCTCACAAACTTCCCTCTGCTTCTCAG GTTGTGGAGGAGCTAAAAGAGTTATGGGGCATGGCTTTGCCAATAACAGCTGCTCACTTAATGGCCTTTTTTAGAGCAGTGGTCTCAGTTATGTTCTTGGGCAGGCTAGGCAGTCTAGAACTAGCTGGTGGTGCACTTTCCATTGGGTTTACAAACATCACTGGTTACTCTGTCCTTGTGGGCTTAGCTTCTGGGCTAGAGCCAGTCTGTAGCCAAGCTTATGGCAGCAAGAATTGGGACCTCCTTTCACTCTCTCTTCAACGCATGATCTTGATACTAGGCATTGCAATCATACCCATAAGTCTCTTATGGCTTAATCTTGAATCAATCATGAATTTTATGGGCCAAGATCCAAATATTACTGCAATGGCTGCAACTTACTGTATTTACTCTCTCCCGGACCTTTTAACCAACACTTTATTACAGCCCTTGAGGGTTTTCTTAAGGTCACAGGGGGTGACAAAACCCATGATGTATTGCTCCTTATTGGCCGTTATTTTCCACGTGCCGTTGAACTATGTTCTTGTTGTGGTGATGGGGTGGGGGGTCCCTGGGGTGGCTTTGGCATCAGCCGTGACTAACATGAACATGGTGGTGTTGATGGTGGCGTATGTGTGGTGGGTTAGTGGACAGTGGGAGATGAAATGGAGGGTCAAGATTGGAGGTGTGTGTGGTGGGGTGGGACCACTTTTGAAGTTGGCAGTCCCTAGTTGTTTAGGGATTTGCTTGGAGTGGTGGTGGTATGAGATAGTGACTATCTTGGCAGGGTACTTGCCTAATCCCACACTGGCGGTGGCCGCCACTGGGATACTAATCCAGACCACTAGCATGATGTACACTGTCCCCATGGCACTTGCTGGCTGTGTCTCTGCTCGG GTAGGGAACGAACTAGGAGCTGGAAAGCCGTACAAAGCCAAGTTGGCCGCCATGGTTGCACTGGGTTGTGCCTTTGTGATTGCTATTCTCAATGTGACATGGACAGTATTCCTTAGAGAGCGATGGGCAGGCTTGTTCATTAAAGATGTGCGTGTTAAAGGTCTTGTAGCAGCTGTTTTGCCAATAATAGGCCTCTGCGAGCTCGGCAACTGCCCTCAAACAACTGGCTGTGGCATCCTACGTGCCACGGCGAGGCCCGCTGTCGGGGCCGGTATCAATCTGGGCTCATTTTACTTTGTGGGCACCCCGGTGGCAGTGGGGCTGGCCTTCGGGCTAGATGTCGGGTTTTCTGGACTGTGGCTAGGGCTCTTGTCAGCCCAAGCGGCTTGTGCTTTGTCTATCCTTTATGTTGTGTTGATCCGTACAGATTGGGAACACGAGGCTCTCAAGGCCAAGGAGTTGACCAGCATGGAAATGAGTGCATGCCATGGCGTTGGTCGCAAACAACATGAAGATTACGAAGAGGAGAGTAAGGGGTTGTTGATGAATGTTAATGGTAACAACATGGTAGATGATGTTTGA